One window from the genome of Cucumis melo cultivar AY chromosome 10, USDA_Cmelo_AY_1.0, whole genome shotgun sequence encodes:
- the LOC127151484 gene encoding uncharacterized protein LOC127151484 isoform X4, producing the protein METVPENSIPGLSDSVVKIREDVKSGVENLTEECVSTMAAVTRLLMKLLPKALNCLPDAPQNQLHSLCFLISSSLNSAMDVRRYSKFYNAKPDEADDGVCTRAWRFFLSYFTIDVLSVLPLPQAGKGGELTLNRRTITRGALDSLRNGREIPWLPFL; encoded by the exons ATGGAGACCGTTCCTGAGAATTCCATCCCTGGGTTGTCTGATTCTGTTGTTAAG ATTAGAGAAGATGTAAAATCTGGTGTAGAAAATTTAACAGAGGAGTGTGTATCCACAATGGCAGCCGTTACTCGGCTTCTAATGAAG CTACTGCCAAAAGCTTTAAATTGCCTTCCGGATGCACCTCAAAATCAGCTTCATTCTTTGTGTTTTCTAATTTCTAGCTCACtcaattcagccatggatgtaCGGAG ATATTCCAAATTTTATAATGCAAAACCTGATGAAGCCGATGATGGTGTTTGCACAAGAGCTTGGAGATTCTTTTTATCTTACTTCACAATTGACGTTCTTTCAGTTCTTCCACTCCCCCAG GCTGGAAAAGGAGGTGAGCTAACATTGAATAGAAGAACCATAACAAGAGGGGCACTGGATTCATTGAGAAATGGGCGAGAGATTCCATGGCTCCCATTTCTTTAA
- the LOC127151484 gene encoding uncharacterized protein LOC127151484 isoform X7 produces the protein METVPENSIPGLSDSVVKIREDVKSGVENLTEECVSTMAAVTRLLMKLLPKALNCLPDAPQNQLHSLCFLISSSLNSAMDVRRYSKFYNAKPDEADDGVCTRAWRFFLSYFTIDVLSVLPLPQRMIRRPDQATQ, from the exons ATGGAGACCGTTCCTGAGAATTCCATCCCTGGGTTGTCTGATTCTGTTGTTAAG ATTAGAGAAGATGTAAAATCTGGTGTAGAAAATTTAACAGAGGAGTGTGTATCCACAATGGCAGCCGTTACTCGGCTTCTAATGAAG CTACTGCCAAAAGCTTTAAATTGCCTTCCGGATGCACCTCAAAATCAGCTTCATTCTTTGTGTTTTCTAATTTCTAGCTCACtcaattcagccatggatgtaCGGAG ATATTCCAAATTTTATAATGCAAAACCTGATGAAGCCGATGATGGTGTTTGCACAAGAGCTTGGAGATTCTTTTTATCTTACTTCACAATTGACGTTCTTTCAGTTCTTCCACTCCCCCAG AGGATGATTAGAAGACCAGATCAGGCAACACAATGA
- the LOC127151484 gene encoding uncharacterized protein LOC127151484 isoform X5 codes for METVPENSIPGLSDSVVKIREDVKSGVENLTEECVSTMAAVTRLLMKLLPKALNCLPDAPQNQLHSLCFLISSSLNSAMDVRRYSKFYNAKPDEADDGVCTRAWRFFLSYFTIDVLSVLPLPQGLQKDLNFSFVVVSWPMHFSN; via the exons ATGGAGACCGTTCCTGAGAATTCCATCCCTGGGTTGTCTGATTCTGTTGTTAAG ATTAGAGAAGATGTAAAATCTGGTGTAGAAAATTTAACAGAGGAGTGTGTATCCACAATGGCAGCCGTTACTCGGCTTCTAATGAAG CTACTGCCAAAAGCTTTAAATTGCCTTCCGGATGCACCTCAAAATCAGCTTCATTCTTTGTGTTTTCTAATTTCTAGCTCACtcaattcagccatggatgtaCGGAG ATATTCCAAATTTTATAATGCAAAACCTGATGAAGCCGATGATGGTGTTTGCACAAGAGCTTGGAGATTCTTTTTATCTTACTTCACAATTGACGTTCTTTCAGTTCTTCCACTCCCCCAG GGTTTACAGAAAGATTTGAACTTTTCATTTGTGGTCGTGAGCTGGCCAATGCATTTTTCGAATTGA
- the LOC127151484 gene encoding uncharacterized protein LOC127151484 isoform X8, with protein METVPENSIPGLSDSVVKIREDVKSGVENLTEECVSTMAAVTRLLMKLLPKALNCLPDAPQNQLHSLCFLISSSLNSAMDVRRYSKFYNAKPDEADDGVCTRAWRFFLSYFTIDVLSVLPLPQPCRVYRKI; from the exons ATGGAGACCGTTCCTGAGAATTCCATCCCTGGGTTGTCTGATTCTGTTGTTAAG ATTAGAGAAGATGTAAAATCTGGTGTAGAAAATTTAACAGAGGAGTGTGTATCCACAATGGCAGCCGTTACTCGGCTTCTAATGAAG CTACTGCCAAAAGCTTTAAATTGCCTTCCGGATGCACCTCAAAATCAGCTTCATTCTTTGTGTTTTCTAATTTCTAGCTCACtcaattcagccatggatgtaCGGAG ATATTCCAAATTTTATAATGCAAAACCTGATGAAGCCGATGATGGTGTTTGCACAAGAGCTTGGAGATTCTTTTTATCTTACTTCACAATTGACGTTCTTTCAGTTCTTCCACTCCCCCAG CCATGCAGGGTTTACAGAAAGATTTGA
- the LOC127151484 gene encoding uncharacterized protein LOC127151484 isoform X9 gives METVPENSIPGLSDSVVKIREDVKSGVENLTEECVSTMAAVTRLLMKLLPKALNCLPDAPQNQLHSLCFLISSSLNSAMDVRRYSKFYNAKPDEADDGVCTRAWRFFLSYFTIDVLSVLPLPQPCRVYRKI, from the exons ATGGAGACCGTTCCTGAGAATTCCATCCCTGGGTTGTCTGATTCTGTTGTTAAG ATTAGAGAAGATGTAAAATCTGGTGTAGAAAATTTAACAGAGGAGTGTGTATCCACAATGGCAGCCGTTACTCGGCTTCTAATGAAG CTACTGCCAAAAGCTTTAAATTGCCTTCCGGATGCACCTCAAAATCAGCTTCATTCTTTGTGTTTTCTAATTTCTAGCTCACtcaattcagccatggatgtaCGGAG ATATTCCAAATTTTATAATGCAAAACCTGATGAAGCCGATGATGGTGTTTGCACAAGAGCTTGGAGATTCTTTTTATCTTACTTCACAATTGACGTTCTTTCAGTTCTTCCACTCCCCCAG
- the LOC127151484 gene encoding cyclic nucleotide-gated ion channel 1-like isoform X1 — protein METVPENSIPGLSDSVVKIREDVKSGVENLTEECVSTMAAVTRLLMKLLPKALNCLPDAPQNQLHSLCFLISSSLNSAMDVRRSKPSYIGETCSLRTLRSISTSFTTSFDRLTSFGNIRFDREVRSKGLGYLKCLGDRNPVFLHLWNEILVMLCVIATLLDPLFCYTLLVD, from the exons ATGGAGACCGTTCCTGAGAATTCCATCCCTGGGTTGTCTGATTCTGTTGTTAAG ATTAGAGAAGATGTAAAATCTGGTGTAGAAAATTTAACAGAGGAGTGTGTATCCACAATGGCAGCCGTTACTCGGCTTCTAATGAAG CTACTGCCAAAAGCTTTAAATTGCCTTCCGGATGCACCTCAAAATCAGCTTCATTCTTTGTGTTTTCTAATTTCTAGCTCACtcaattcagccatggatgtaCGGAG GAGTAAACCTTCGTATATTGGAGAAACATGCTCACTGAGAACATTGAGATCAATTTCAACAAGCTTTACTACTAGTTTTGATAGGCTTACGAGTTTTGgaaacataagatttgatcgaGAAGTTAGGAGTAAAGGTTTGGGATATCTTAAATGTTTGGGTGATAGAAACCCGGTATTTCTTCATTTGTGGAATGAAATACTTGTCATGTTGTGTGTGATTGCTACCTTGTTGGATCCTTTGTTCTGTTACACCTTGTTGGTTGATTAA
- the LOC127151486 gene encoding cysteine desulfurase 1, chloroplastic-like, translating into MPPFLDGGDFLTIPHLHNLVPDLKLGRLQLEKQLVWGAAIDYLSRIEMQKIHSYEEELANYLYENLRAVPNIRIYGPAQFRL; encoded by the exons ATGCCTCCATTCTTAG ATGGTGGAGATTTCTTGACCATTCCACATTTGCACAACCTCGTTCCAG ATTTGAAGCTGGGACGCCTACAATTGGAGAAGCAATTGGTTTGGGGAGCTGCTATTGATTATCTATCTAGGATCGAAATGCAAAAAATTCATAGTTACGAA GAAGAATTGGCGAATTATCTATATGAAAACCTTCGTGCAGTCCCTAACATTCGAATATATGGCCCAGCTCAATTTAGACTTTAg